A section of the Neofelis nebulosa isolate mNeoNeb1 chromosome 12, mNeoNeb1.pri, whole genome shotgun sequence genome encodes:
- the PTCH1 gene encoding protein patched homolog 1 isoform X4, with product MFNPQLMIQTPKEEGANVLTTEALRQHLDSALQASRVHVYMYNRQWKLEHLCYKSGELITETGYMDQIIEYLYPCLIITPLDCFWEGAKLQSGTAYLLGKPPLQWTNFDPLEFLEELKKINYQVDSWEEMLNKAQVGHGYMDRPCLNPADPDCPATAPNKNATKPLDVALVLNGGCHGLSRKYMHWQEELIVGGTVKNSTGKLVSAHALQTMFQLMTPKQMYEHFKGYEYVSHINWNEDKAAAILEAWQRTYVEVVHQSVAPNSTQKVLSFTTTTLDDILKSFSDVSVIRVASGYLLMLAYACLTMLRWDCSKSQGAVGLAGVLLVALSVAAGLGLCSLIGISFNAATTQVLPFLALGVGVDDVFLLAHAFSETGQNKRIPFEDRTGECLKRTGASVALTSISNVTAFFMAALIPIPALRAFSLQAAVVVVFNFAMVLLIFPAILSMDLYRREDRRLDIFCCFTSPCVSRVIQVEPQAYTETHDNTRYSPPPPYSSHSFTHETQITMQSTVQLRTEYDPHTHVYYTTAEPRSEISVQPVTMTQDTLSCQSPESTSSTRDLLSQFSDSSLHCLEPPCTKWTLSSFAEKHYAPFLLKPKAKVMVIFLFLGLLGVSLYGTTRVRDGLDLTDIVPRETREYDFIAAQFKYFSFYNMYIVTQKADYPNIQHLLYDLHKSFSSVKYVMLEENKQLPKMWLHYFRDWLQGLQDAFDSDWETGKIMPNNYKNGSDDGVLAYKLLVQTGSRDKPIDISQLTKRRLVDADGIINPSAFYIYLTAWVSNDPVAYAASQANIRPHRPEWVHDKADYMPETRLRIPAAEPIEYAQFPFYLNGLRDTSDFVEAIEKVRTICNNYTSLGLSSYPNGYPFLFWEQYIGLRHWLLLSISVVLACTFLVCAVFLLNPWTAGIIVTVLALMTVELFGMMGLIGIKLSAVPVVILIASVGIGVEFTVHVALAFLTAIGDKNRRAVLALEHMFAPVLDGAVSTLLGVLMLAGSEFDFIVRYFFAVLAILTILGVLNGLVLLPVLLSFFGPYPEVSPANGLNRLPTPSPEPPPSVVRFAVPPGHANNGSDSSDSEYSSQTTVSGISEELRHYEAQQGTRGSAHQVIVEATENPVFARSTVVHPEARHHPPSNPRQQPHLVSESLPPGRPGQQPRREPPREGSRPPPYRPRRDAFEISTDGHSGPSNRDRAGPRGARSNNPRHPAFTAMGSSAPSYCQPITTVTASASVTVAVHPPPVPGPGSGRNPRGGLCPGYGDYSETDHGLFEDPHVPFNVRCERRDSKVEVIELQDVECEERPRGRSSN from the exons ATGTTTAATCCTCAGCTCATGATTCAGACCCCGAAAGAAGAAGGTGCTAACGTCCTGACCACGGAAGCTCTCCGACAACACCTGGACTCTGCCCTCCAGGCCAGCAGAgtccatgtatatatgtacaacaG GCAGTGGAAATTGGAACATTTGTGTTACAAATCTGGAGAACTTATCACAGAAACAGGTTACATGGATcag ATAATAGAATATCTTTACCCTTGTTTAATTATTACACCTTTGGATTGCTTCTGGGAAGGGGCAAAGTTACAGTCTGGGACAGCGTACCTACT AGGTAAGCCTCCTTTGCAGTGGACAAACTTTGACCCTTTGGAATTCCTAGaagagttaaagaaaataaactatcaAGTGGACAGCTGGGAGGAAATGCTGAATAAGGCCCAAGTTGGTCATGGTTACATGGACCGGCCCTGCCTCAACCCGGCTGATCCAGACTGCCCTGCCACAGCTCCCAACAAAAATGCAACCAAA cctctTGATGTGGCCCTTGTTTTGAACGGTGGATGTCATGGATTATCCAGAAAGTATATGCACTGGCAGGAGGAACTGATTGTGGGTGGCACAGTCAAGAATAGCACTGGGAAGCTTGTCAG TGCCCATGCCTTGCAGACCATGTTTCAGTTAATGACTCCCAAGCAAATGTACGAACACTTCAAGGGGTACGAGTATGTGTCACACATCAACTGGAACGAGGACAAGGCAGCAGCCATCCTGGAGGCTTGGCAGAGGACGTACGTGGAG GTAGTTCATCAAAGTGTCGCCCCGAACTCCACACAGAAGGTGCTTTCCTTTACCACGACGACCCTGGACGACATCCTCAAGTCCTTTTCTGATGTCAGTGTCATCCGAGTGGCCAGTGGCTACTTACTGATG CTTGCCTATGCCTGTTTAACCATGCTGCGCTGGGACTGCTCCAAGTCCCAGGGTGCCGTGGGGCTGGCTGGCGTCCTGTTGGTTGCACTGTCAGTGGCTGCAGGATTGGGCCTGTGCTCATTGATCGGGATTTCCTTTAACGCTGCAACAACTCAG GTTTTGCCATTTCTTGCTCTTGGTGTTGGTGTGGATGATGTTTTCCTTCTGGCACATGCATTTAGTGAAACAGGACAGAATAAAAGAATCCCTTTTGAg GACAGGACTGGGGAGTGCCTCAAGCGCACGGGAGCCAGTGTGGCCCTCACATCCATCAGCAACGTCACTGCCTTCTTCATGGCTGCATTGATCCCGATTCCCGCTCTGCGGGCGTTCTCTCTACAG GCGGCTGTAGTAGTGGTATTCAATTTTGCTATGGTTCTGCTAATTTTTCCTGCAATTCTCAGCATGGATTTGTATCGACGGGAAGACAGGAGATTGGATATTTTCTGCTGTTTTACAAG CCCCTGCGTCAGCAGAGTGATTCAGGTTGAACCTCAGGCCTACACGGAGACTCACGATAACACCCGCtacagccccccgcccccctacAGCAGCCACAGCTTCACCCACGAAACCCAGATCACCATGCAGTCCACAGTACAGCTTCGCACAGAGTACGACCCCCACACGCATGTGTACTATACCACTGCTGAACCACGCTCTGAGATCTCCGTGCAGCCCGTCACCATGACCCAGGATACCCTCAGTTGCCAGAGCCCCGAGAGCACCAGCTCCACGAGGGATCTGCTTTCCCAGTTCTCGGACTCCAGCCTTCACTGCCTTGAGCCCCCCTGCACCAAGTGGACACTTTCATCTTTTGCCGAGAAACACTATGCTCCTTTTCTCTTGAAACCAAAAGCCAAG GTCATGGTGATCTTCCTTTTCCTGGGCTTGCTGGGGGTCAGCCTTTATGGGACCACCCGAGTGCGCGATGGGCTGGACCTTACAGACATTGTGCCTCGGGAAACCAGAGAATATGACTTTATTGCTGCACAGttcaaatacttttctttctACAACATGTATATAGTCACCCAGAAAGCAGACTACCCAAATATCCAGCACTTACTCTACGACCTTCACAAGAGTTTCAGCAGCGTGAAGTATGTCAtgttggaagaaaataaacagctTCCCAAAATGTGGCTGCACTACTTCAGAGACTGGCTTCAAG GACTTCAGGATGCATTTGACAGTGACTGGGAAACTGGGAAAATCATGCCAAACAATTACAAAAATGGATCCGATGATGGAGTCCTTGCCTACAAACTCCTGGTGCAAACCGGCAGCCGTGATAAACCCATCGACATCAGTCAG TTGACCAAACGGCGCCTGGTAGATGCAGACGGCATCATCAACCCCAGTGCTTTCTACATCTATCTGACCGCCTGGGTCAGCAATGACCCCGTGGCTTATGCCGCCTCCCAGGCCAACATCCGGCCTCACCGTCCTGAGTGGGTGCACGACAAAGCTGACTACATGCCGGAAACCAGGCTCAGAA TCCCAGCAGCGGAGCCCATTGAATACGCTCAGTTCCCTTTCTACCTCAACGGCTTGCGGGACACCTCAGACTTCGTGGAAGCAATCGAAAAGGTCAGAACCATCTGCAACAACTACACGAGCCTGGGGCTCTCCAGCTACCCCAACGGCTaccccttcctcttctgggaGCAGTACATCGGCCTCCGCCACTGGCTCCTGCTATCCATCAGCGTGGTGCTGGCCTGCACGTTCCTCGTGTGCGCCGTCTTCCTCCTGAACCCCTGGACGGCCGGGATCATT GTGACGGTCCTGGCTTTGATGACGGTCGAGCTCTTTGGAATGATGGGCCTCATTGGAATCAAGCTGAGTGCTGTGCCTGTGGTCATCCTGATCGCTTCCGTGGGCATCGGAGTGGAGTTCACCGTTCACGTTGCTCTG GCCTTCCTAACAGCCATTGGTGATAAGAACCGCAGGGCCGTGCTTGCCCTGGAGCACATGTTTGCACCTGTCCTGGATGGCGCTGTCTCCACTCTGCTGGGAGTGCTCATGCTGGCAGGATCTGAGTTTGATTTCATTGTCAG GTATTTCTTTGCTGTCCTGGCAATCCTAACAATCCTGGGTGTTCTCAATGGACTGGTTTTGCTTCCAGTCCTGCTGTCCTTCTTTGGACCGTATCCTGAG GTGTCTCCAGCCAATGGACTGAACCGActgcccaccccttcccctgAGCCGCCCCCCAGCGTGGTCCGGTTTGCCGTGCCCCCCGGTCATGCAAACAATGGGTCCGATTCCTCTGACTCAGAGTACAGTTCTCAGACGACAGTGTCGGGCATCAGCGAAGAGCTTCGGCACTACGAGGCCCAGCAGGGCACCAGGGGCTCTGCCCACCAAGTGATCGTGGAAGCCACAGAAAACCCTGTGTTTGCCCGCTCTACA GTGGTCCATCCCGAAGCGAGACATCACCCACCCTCAAACCCTCGACAGCAGCCCCACCTGGTCTCAGAGTCCCTGCCTCCAGGACGGCCAGGCCAGCAGCCCCGGAGAGAACCCCCCAGAGAAGGCTCACGGCCACCCCCCTACAGACCGCGCAGAGACGCTTTTGAAATTTCTACTGACGGGCATTCTGGCCCTAGCAATAGGGACCGTGCGGGCCCCCGGGGAGCCCGTTCTAACAACCCTCGGCACCCAGCATTCACTGCCATGGGCAGCTCTGCGCCCAGCTACTGCCAGCCCATCACCACTGTGACAGCCTCGGCGTCCGTGACTGTTGCCGTGCACCCGCCGCCTGTCCCCGGGCCCGGGTCCGGTCGGAACCCCCGAGGGGGTCTCTGCCCGGGCTACGGGGACTACTCTGAGACTGACCACGGGCTGTTTGAGGACCCCCACGTGCCTTTTAACGTCCGGTGCGAGAGGAGGGATTCCAAGGTGGAAGTCATAGAGCTGCAGGACGTGGAATGTGAGGAGAGGCCCCGGGGCAGGAGCTCCAACTGA
- the PTCH1 gene encoding protein patched homolog 1 isoform X2, giving the protein MASAGNAAEPQDRGGGGSCSGAPGRPAGGGRRRRTGGLRRNAALDRDYLHRPSYCDAAFALEQISKGKATGRKAPLWLRAKFQRLLFKLGCYIQKNCGKFLVVGLLIFGAFAVGLKAANLETNVEELWVEVGGRVSRELNYTRQKIGEEAMFNPQLMIQTPKEEGANVLTTEALRQHLDSALQASRVHVYMYNRQWKLEHLCYKSGELITETGYMDQIIEYLYPCLIITPLDCFWEGAKLQSGTAYLLGKPPLQWTNFDPLEFLEELKKINYQVDSWEEMLNKAQVGHGYMDRPCLNPADPDCPATAPNKNATKPLDVALVLNGGCHGLSRKYMHWQEELIVGGTVKNSTGKLVSAHALQTMFQLMTPKQMYEHFKGYEYVSHINWNEDKAAAILEAWQRTYVEVVHQSVAPNSTQKVLSFTTTTLDDILKSFSDVSVIRVASGYLLMVLPFLALGVGVDDVFLLAHAFSETGQNKRIPFEDRTGECLKRTGASVALTSISNVTAFFMAALIPIPALRAFSLQAAVVVVFNFAMVLLIFPAILSMDLYRREDRRLDIFCCFTSPCVSRVIQVEPQAYTETHDNTRYSPPPPYSSHSFTHETQITMQSTVQLRTEYDPHTHVYYTTAEPRSEISVQPVTMTQDTLSCQSPESTSSTRDLLSQFSDSSLHCLEPPCTKWTLSSFAEKHYAPFLLKPKAKVMVIFLFLGLLGVSLYGTTRVRDGLDLTDIVPRETREYDFIAAQFKYFSFYNMYIVTQKADYPNIQHLLYDLHKSFSSVKYVMLEENKQLPKMWLHYFRDWLQGLQDAFDSDWETGKIMPNNYKNGSDDGVLAYKLLVQTGSRDKPIDISQLTKRRLVDADGIINPSAFYIYLTAWVSNDPVAYAASQANIRPHRPEWVHDKADYMPETRLRIPAAEPIEYAQFPFYLNGLRDTSDFVEAIEKVRTICNNYTSLGLSSYPNGYPFLFWEQYIGLRHWLLLSISVVLACTFLVCAVFLLNPWTAGIIVTVLALMTVELFGMMGLIGIKLSAVPVVILIASVGIGVEFTVHVALAFLTAIGDKNRRAVLALEHMFAPVLDGAVSTLLGVLMLAGSEFDFIVRYFFAVLAILTILGVLNGLVLLPVLLSFFGPYPEVSPANGLNRLPTPSPEPPPSVVRFAVPPGHANNGSDSSDSEYSSQTTVSGISEELRHYEAQQGTRGSAHQVIVEATENPVFARSTVVHPEARHHPPSNPRQQPHLVSESLPPGRPGQQPRREPPREGSRPPPYRPRRDAFEISTDGHSGPSNRDRAGPRGARSNNPRHPAFTAMGSSAPSYCQPITTVTASASVTVAVHPPPVPGPGSGRNPRGGLCPGYGDYSETDHGLFEDPHVPFNVRCERRDSKVEVIELQDVECEERPRGRSSN; this is encoded by the exons TTGGTGGACGAGTAAGTCGCGAATTAAACTATACTCGCCAGAAGATTGGAGAGGAGGCTATGTTTAATCCTCAGCTCATGATTCAGACCCCGAAAGAAGAAGGTGCTAACGTCCTGACCACGGAAGCTCTCCGACAACACCTGGACTCTGCCCTCCAGGCCAGCAGAgtccatgtatatatgtacaacaG GCAGTGGAAATTGGAACATTTGTGTTACAAATCTGGAGAACTTATCACAGAAACAGGTTACATGGATcag ATAATAGAATATCTTTACCCTTGTTTAATTATTACACCTTTGGATTGCTTCTGGGAAGGGGCAAAGTTACAGTCTGGGACAGCGTACCTACT AGGTAAGCCTCCTTTGCAGTGGACAAACTTTGACCCTTTGGAATTCCTAGaagagttaaagaaaataaactatcaAGTGGACAGCTGGGAGGAAATGCTGAATAAGGCCCAAGTTGGTCATGGTTACATGGACCGGCCCTGCCTCAACCCGGCTGATCCAGACTGCCCTGCCACAGCTCCCAACAAAAATGCAACCAAA cctctTGATGTGGCCCTTGTTTTGAACGGTGGATGTCATGGATTATCCAGAAAGTATATGCACTGGCAGGAGGAACTGATTGTGGGTGGCACAGTCAAGAATAGCACTGGGAAGCTTGTCAG TGCCCATGCCTTGCAGACCATGTTTCAGTTAATGACTCCCAAGCAAATGTACGAACACTTCAAGGGGTACGAGTATGTGTCACACATCAACTGGAACGAGGACAAGGCAGCAGCCATCCTGGAGGCTTGGCAGAGGACGTACGTGGAG GTAGTTCATCAAAGTGTCGCCCCGAACTCCACACAGAAGGTGCTTTCCTTTACCACGACGACCCTGGACGACATCCTCAAGTCCTTTTCTGATGTCAGTGTCATCCGAGTGGCCAGTGGCTACTTACTGATG GTTTTGCCATTTCTTGCTCTTGGTGTTGGTGTGGATGATGTTTTCCTTCTGGCACATGCATTTAGTGAAACAGGACAGAATAAAAGAATCCCTTTTGAg GACAGGACTGGGGAGTGCCTCAAGCGCACGGGAGCCAGTGTGGCCCTCACATCCATCAGCAACGTCACTGCCTTCTTCATGGCTGCATTGATCCCGATTCCCGCTCTGCGGGCGTTCTCTCTACAG GCGGCTGTAGTAGTGGTATTCAATTTTGCTATGGTTCTGCTAATTTTTCCTGCAATTCTCAGCATGGATTTGTATCGACGGGAAGACAGGAGATTGGATATTTTCTGCTGTTTTACAAG CCCCTGCGTCAGCAGAGTGATTCAGGTTGAACCTCAGGCCTACACGGAGACTCACGATAACACCCGCtacagccccccgcccccctacAGCAGCCACAGCTTCACCCACGAAACCCAGATCACCATGCAGTCCACAGTACAGCTTCGCACAGAGTACGACCCCCACACGCATGTGTACTATACCACTGCTGAACCACGCTCTGAGATCTCCGTGCAGCCCGTCACCATGACCCAGGATACCCTCAGTTGCCAGAGCCCCGAGAGCACCAGCTCCACGAGGGATCTGCTTTCCCAGTTCTCGGACTCCAGCCTTCACTGCCTTGAGCCCCCCTGCACCAAGTGGACACTTTCATCTTTTGCCGAGAAACACTATGCTCCTTTTCTCTTGAAACCAAAAGCCAAG GTCATGGTGATCTTCCTTTTCCTGGGCTTGCTGGGGGTCAGCCTTTATGGGACCACCCGAGTGCGCGATGGGCTGGACCTTACAGACATTGTGCCTCGGGAAACCAGAGAATATGACTTTATTGCTGCACAGttcaaatacttttctttctACAACATGTATATAGTCACCCAGAAAGCAGACTACCCAAATATCCAGCACTTACTCTACGACCTTCACAAGAGTTTCAGCAGCGTGAAGTATGTCAtgttggaagaaaataaacagctTCCCAAAATGTGGCTGCACTACTTCAGAGACTGGCTTCAAG GACTTCAGGATGCATTTGACAGTGACTGGGAAACTGGGAAAATCATGCCAAACAATTACAAAAATGGATCCGATGATGGAGTCCTTGCCTACAAACTCCTGGTGCAAACCGGCAGCCGTGATAAACCCATCGACATCAGTCAG TTGACCAAACGGCGCCTGGTAGATGCAGACGGCATCATCAACCCCAGTGCTTTCTACATCTATCTGACCGCCTGGGTCAGCAATGACCCCGTGGCTTATGCCGCCTCCCAGGCCAACATCCGGCCTCACCGTCCTGAGTGGGTGCACGACAAAGCTGACTACATGCCGGAAACCAGGCTCAGAA TCCCAGCAGCGGAGCCCATTGAATACGCTCAGTTCCCTTTCTACCTCAACGGCTTGCGGGACACCTCAGACTTCGTGGAAGCAATCGAAAAGGTCAGAACCATCTGCAACAACTACACGAGCCTGGGGCTCTCCAGCTACCCCAACGGCTaccccttcctcttctgggaGCAGTACATCGGCCTCCGCCACTGGCTCCTGCTATCCATCAGCGTGGTGCTGGCCTGCACGTTCCTCGTGTGCGCCGTCTTCCTCCTGAACCCCTGGACGGCCGGGATCATT GTGACGGTCCTGGCTTTGATGACGGTCGAGCTCTTTGGAATGATGGGCCTCATTGGAATCAAGCTGAGTGCTGTGCCTGTGGTCATCCTGATCGCTTCCGTGGGCATCGGAGTGGAGTTCACCGTTCACGTTGCTCTG GCCTTCCTAACAGCCATTGGTGATAAGAACCGCAGGGCCGTGCTTGCCCTGGAGCACATGTTTGCACCTGTCCTGGATGGCGCTGTCTCCACTCTGCTGGGAGTGCTCATGCTGGCAGGATCTGAGTTTGATTTCATTGTCAG GTATTTCTTTGCTGTCCTGGCAATCCTAACAATCCTGGGTGTTCTCAATGGACTGGTTTTGCTTCCAGTCCTGCTGTCCTTCTTTGGACCGTATCCTGAG GTGTCTCCAGCCAATGGACTGAACCGActgcccaccccttcccctgAGCCGCCCCCCAGCGTGGTCCGGTTTGCCGTGCCCCCCGGTCATGCAAACAATGGGTCCGATTCCTCTGACTCAGAGTACAGTTCTCAGACGACAGTGTCGGGCATCAGCGAAGAGCTTCGGCACTACGAGGCCCAGCAGGGCACCAGGGGCTCTGCCCACCAAGTGATCGTGGAAGCCACAGAAAACCCTGTGTTTGCCCGCTCTACA GTGGTCCATCCCGAAGCGAGACATCACCCACCCTCAAACCCTCGACAGCAGCCCCACCTGGTCTCAGAGTCCCTGCCTCCAGGACGGCCAGGCCAGCAGCCCCGGAGAGAACCCCCCAGAGAAGGCTCACGGCCACCCCCCTACAGACCGCGCAGAGACGCTTTTGAAATTTCTACTGACGGGCATTCTGGCCCTAGCAATAGGGACCGTGCGGGCCCCCGGGGAGCCCGTTCTAACAACCCTCGGCACCCAGCATTCACTGCCATGGGCAGCTCTGCGCCCAGCTACTGCCAGCCCATCACCACTGTGACAGCCTCGGCGTCCGTGACTGTTGCCGTGCACCCGCCGCCTGTCCCCGGGCCCGGGTCCGGTCGGAACCCCCGAGGGGGTCTCTGCCCGGGCTACGGGGACTACTCTGAGACTGACCACGGGCTGTTTGAGGACCCCCACGTGCCTTTTAACGTCCGGTGCGAGAGGAGGGATTCCAAGGTGGAAGTCATAGAGCTGCAGGACGTGGAATGTGAGGAGAGGCCCCGGGGCAGGAGCTCCAACTGA